A stretch of Henckelia pumila isolate YLH828 chromosome 4, ASM3356847v2, whole genome shotgun sequence DNA encodes these proteins:
- the LOC140862405 gene encoding uncharacterized protein, giving the protein MAAYDLMNQKQHIETCLVKQSSQVAADYRVRLTASIYCIRFLVRQGLPFRGHDESRDSLNHVVAENHMRISTFFDVVAQLRNIVGASCKRRDILREKQFENVIEGICNDDILTGRVIDMHLMKNILAVTNDLSQALQIKDQDIVNAIIHSPRTYMEKLFVFHGRSRRNTEGRTNIHYFRVETFYEVIDLQLHELNNRFNEMNTELLLCMACLDPSNSFSAYDKGKLLQFAHFYPSDFSPIELMHLEYQLESFIFGMRSNKQFSETTGISELAKRMVESKKHQLYPLVYLLLKLALLLPVAIPIVERVFSAMKIVKT; this is encoded by the exons ATGGCAGCTTATGACTTAATGAATCAAAAACAACACATTGAAACTTGTTTGGTAAAGCAGTCTAGTCAGGTAGCTGCCGATTATCGTGTTCGTTTGACCGCTTCAATTTATTGCATACGATTTCTTGTGCGTCAAGGATTACCATTTCGTGGTCATGATGAATCTAGAGACTCACTCAATCATG TTGTTGCGGAAAATCACATGAGAATTTCTACTTTTTTTGATGTTGTTGCACAATTGAGAAATATTGTTGGAGCATCATGCAAGCGAAGGGACATACTTCGTGAGAAACAATTTGAAAATGTTATTGAAGGAATTTGCAATGATGATATCTTGACTGGACGAG TTATTGAT ATGCACTTAATGAAGAATATATTGGCAGTCACAAATGATTTGTCACAAGCTTTGCAAATAAAAGACCAAGACATCGTAAATGCAATTATTCAT TCACCCCGCACATATATGGAAAAGTTGTTTGTCTTTCATGGGAGATCACGACGAAATACTGAAGGAAGAACAAATATTCACTATTTTCGTGTTGAAACATTCTACGAAGTGATAGATCTGCAACTTCATGAGTTGAACAATCGCTTTAACGAGATGAATACAGAGTTGTTGTTATGTATGGCTTGTCTTGATCCATCAAATTCATTCTCTGCTTATGATAAAGGAAAATTGCTTCAATTTGCTCATTTTTATCCATCTGATTTCTCTCCAATTGAGTTAATGCATCTTGAATACCAACTTGAGAGCTTTATCTTTGGCATGCGAAGTAACAAACAGTTCTCTGAGACTACGGGGATTAGCGAGCTTGCTAAAAGAATGGTTGAATCGAAGAAACATCAATTATATCCTTTGGTATATTTACTTTTAAAGTTAGCATTATTATTGCCTGTTGCAATTCCAATTGTAGAGAGAGTGTTTTCAGCAATGAAAATCGTCAAAACATAA
- the LOC140866903 gene encoding F-box/FBD/LRR-repeat protein At3g14710-like — protein sequence MSASIDLDSNARKKPRLNGRDIISNLPPTIIRHILSLLPAKDVLRTSVLSKAWEYKWTCIYNIHIDEKTWFSRKKGRTKTKTKTKSVVNFVDRILLFSRATIKSFHLSCSYKYSPTQIITWISAVVMRNVEDLQIDYDHKGVILPRCLFNCTSLSRLKLGLPCTFRVPVENWSSNVLKILHLDKVEILNDSCVSDTLVLDFPVLETIELCNCKWLKVKFVEIKAPALTKFNVVHHSLPKGVKCQIRIFGAKLLKFDLYGHFVESIDLSMSSVFSAVVDCRSTADDFVVIRKDGLFARSLLKECFGISRLRLSGDVVEGFARSKRGTALPKFNMLKRLELVRKCKIGALLEMLHVMPYLESTTFYMLQWHDYDYEEVKSVPTCITNHLNEVQFHQFSGKPPHIHLADFLLTNAVRLKKMLGLFRKKHGERKIEKNFWEKLKRVYGGGNFELGSSVQNMTDFELLFG from the exons ATGAGTGCAAGCATTGATCTTGATAGCAATGCCCGTAAGAAACCGAGACTGAATGGTCGAGACATCATTAGTAATTTACCTCCAACTATTATCCGTCATATTCTATCTCTTCTACCTGCAAAGGATGTTCTTCGAACTTCGGTGTTGTCCAAGGCCTGGGAATACAAATGGACTTGCATTTATAATATACATATAGACGAGAAAACATGGTTTTCACGGAAAAAGGGGAGGACGAAGACGAAGACGAAGACGAAGAGTGTAGTTAACTTTGTAGACAGGATTCTCCTCTTTTCCCGAGCAACCATTAAAAGCTTCCATCTATCGTGTTCGTACAAGTACAGCCCAACTCAAATCATAACATGGATTTCCGCCGTGGTAATGAGAAATGTTGAGGATTTGCAAATAGATTATGACCATAAAGGAGTTATTTTACCCCGTTGCCTTTTTAATTGCACGTCCTTGAGTAGACTGAAACTTGGATTACCTTGTACTTTCAGAGTTCCGGTAGAGAACTGGTCTTCCAACGTCCTTAAAATTTTGCATCTTGACAAAGTCGAAATTCTAAACGATTCATGTGTTTCCGACACGCTGGTGCTTGATTTTCCGGTCTTGGAAACTATTGAACTATGCAATTGCAAATGGTTGAAAGTAAAATTTGTGGAAATCAAGGCTCCAGCATTAACTAAGTTCAATGTGGTACACCACTCGCTTCCTAAAGGAGTGAAATGCCAGATCAGGATATTTGGAGCCAAACTTTTGAAGTTTGATCTTTATGGTCATTTTGTAGAAAGTATTGATCTCAGCATGTCATCAGTTTTTTCTGCAGTTGTTGATTGCCGCAGCACCGCGGATGATTTTGTAGTAATTAGAAAGGATGGGTTATTTGCTCGTTCCTTACTCAAAGAATGCTTTGGTATAAGTCGCTTGCGATTATCAGGTGATGTCGTGGAG GGCTTTGCGAGATCTAAAAGAGGGACTGCACTTCCTAAATTTAATATGCTGAAACGACTAGAGCTTGTTAGAAAATGCAAGATTGGAGCACTTCTAGAGATGCTTCATGTGATGCCATATCTTGAATCAACCACCTTTTATATG TTGCAGTGGCATGACTATGATTATGAGGAGGTGAAATCAGTGCCAACCTGTATTACGAATCACCTAAATGAAGTTCAGTTTCATCAATTCAGCGGAAAGCCACCGCATATTCATTTGGCAGATTTTTTGCTGACTAATGCTGTAAGGTTGAAGAAAATGTTGGGGCTCTTTAGAAAGAAACACGGcgaaaggaagattgaaaaGAACTTCTGGGAAAAACTAAAGAGAGTGTATGGAGGTGGGAATTTTGAGCTGGGTTCTTCGGTACAAAATATGACGGACTTTGAACTTTTGTTCGGATGA